From a single uncultured Fibrobacter sp. genomic region:
- a CDS encoding glycosyltransferase family 2 protein gives MISVCMATYNGGKFIREQLESILSQLPTDAEIVIADDGSTDDTMQVVESLKESRIRVLPAEKHLGVIYNYERALQASKGEIIFLADQDDIWLPGKVEKVLAALNEADLVTHDAWMLRPSESSWTRSGKLSDIRAYKSGVVTNWWKNTFTGCCIALRRSVLGKALPFPKNLPMHDQWLGLVAEKYFKVKSIDEPLVEYRQHSTNATHIGNSPAGVLQKIKWRVNLLKAII, from the coding sequence ATGATTTCTGTCTGCATGGCAACATATAATGGCGGCAAGTTTATCCGCGAACAGCTCGAAAGCATTCTTTCGCAGTTGCCTACTGATGCCGAAATCGTCATCGCCGACGACGGTTCTACCGACGATACCATGCAGGTAGTTGAATCCTTGAAAGAATCTCGCATTCGCGTGTTGCCTGCCGAAAAGCACCTGGGGGTAATCTACAACTATGAGCGCGCCTTACAAGCGTCTAAGGGCGAAATCATTTTCCTTGCAGACCAAGATGATATCTGGCTTCCGGGAAAGGTGGAAAAAGTCCTTGCAGCTTTGAATGAGGCCGACCTTGTGACGCACGATGCGTGGATGCTTCGTCCGTCGGAATCTTCTTGGACTCGCTCCGGCAAGTTGAGCGATATTCGAGCCTACAAGAGTGGGGTAGTTACCAACTGGTGGAAGAATACCTTTACAGGTTGCTGCATCGCTTTGCGTCGAAGTGTTCTAGGCAAGGCTCTTCCGTTTCCGAAGAATCTCCCGATGCACGATCAATGGCTTGGTCTTGTGGCCGAGAAATATTTCAAGGTGAAGTCAATTGACGAACCGCTGGTGGAATACCGTCAACATTCTACCAATGCAACGCATATCGGGAATTCTCCCGCAGGTGTACTTCAAAAGATTAAATGGCGAGTGAACTTGCTGAAGGCAATTATTTGA